One genomic segment of Cellulophaga sp. HaHaR_3_176 includes these proteins:
- the rpoC gene encoding DNA-directed RNA polymerase subunit beta', with the protein MARQRDNNTVKRFNKISIGLASPESILAESKGEVLKPETINYRTHKPERDGLFCERIFGPVKDYECACGKYKRIRYRGIVCDRCGVEVTEKKVRRDRVGHINLVVPVAHIWYFRSLPNKIGYLLGLPSKKLDMIIYYERYVVIQPGIAKGPEGEEINKMDFLTEEEYLNILESVPVENQYLEDTDPNKFIAKMGAECLIDILARIDLDVLSYELRHKANTETSKQRKTEALKRLQVVESLRESQENRENRPEWMIMKVIPVIPPELRPLVPLDGGRFATSDLNDLYRRVIIRNNRLKRLVEIKAPEVILRNEKRMLQESVDSLFDNTRKASAVKTESNRPLKSLSDSLKGKQGRFRQNLLGKRVDYSARSVIVVGPELRLFECGLPKDMAAELYKPFVIRKLIERGIVKTVKSAKKIIDKKEPVVWDILENVLKGHPVLLNRAPTLHRLGIQAFQPKLIEGKAIRLHPLVCTAFNADFDGDQMAVHLPLGPEAILECQLLMLASHNILNPANGSPITVPSQDMVLGLYYMTKERKSTPEVPIKGEGLTFYSAEEVVIAHNEGMVDLNAGVKVRAKDFNEAGELVYQIIPTTVGRVLFNRMVPEKAGYINDVLNKKSLRDIIGGILEATDVPTTADFLDKIKTMGYEFAFKGGLSFSLGDIIIPPEKHEMIADANGQVEGIMANYNMGLITNNERYNQVIDVWTSTNAQLTELAMKRIREDQQGFNSVYMMLDSGARGSKEQIRQLTGMRGLMAKPKKSTAGGGEIIENPILSNFKEGLSILEYFISTHGARKGLADTALKTADAGYLTRRLVDVSQDVIINTEDCGTLRGIEVEALKKNEEIVESLKERIIGRVALHDVYNPLTEELLLTAGQEIHEADARLIEASPIEKVEVRSALTCEAKKGICGKCYGRNLSTNKMVQRGEAVGVVAAQSIGEPGTQLTLRTFHVGGIAGNISEDNKLNAKFSGIAEIEDLRTVTGADNEGNPSEIIISRTSEIKIVDAKTGIVLSTNNIPYGSQLFIKNGAKITKDDVICQWDPYNGVIVTEFPGKIVYENIDQGVTYQVEIDEQTGFQEKVISESRNKKLIPTLLIKNSNDEVLRSYNLPVGSHIMVDDGEKVKEGKILVKIPRKSAKSGDITGGLPRVTELFEARNPSNPAVVSEIDGVVSFGKIKRGNREIIIESKLGEVKKYLVKLSNQILVQENDYVRAGMPLSDGSVTPEDILSIKGPSAVQQYLVNEVQEVYRLQGVKINDKHFEVVVRQMMRKVRIQDPGDTIFLENQLAHKDDFIVENDGIFGKKIVVEVGESDNLKAGQVITARELRDENSILRRNDKALVEARDAIAATATPILQGITRASLQTKSFISAASFQETTKVLNEAAVAGKVDSLEGLKENVIVGHKIPAGTGMRDYDSIIVGSKEEYDEIMARKEEFKF; encoded by the coding sequence ATGGCTAGACAAAGAGATAATAACACAGTAAAAAGGTTCAATAAAATTTCAATAGGCTTGGCTTCTCCAGAATCAATTTTGGCAGAATCTAAAGGTGAAGTTTTAAAACCTGAAACTATTAACTATAGAACGCACAAACCAGAGCGTGACGGTCTTTTTTGTGAACGTATTTTTGGCCCTGTAAAGGATTACGAATGTGCTTGTGGTAAGTACAAGAGAATCCGTTATAGAGGTATTGTATGTGATCGTTGTGGTGTAGAAGTTACAGAGAAGAAAGTACGTAGAGATAGAGTAGGACATATTAATTTAGTTGTTCCTGTAGCTCATATCTGGTATTTCCGTTCATTACCAAATAAAATTGGATACTTATTAGGGTTACCGTCTAAGAAATTAGACATGATTATCTATTACGAGCGTTATGTGGTTATTCAACCAGGTATTGCTAAAGGTCCTGAAGGAGAAGAAATCAATAAAATGGATTTCTTAACAGAAGAAGAATATTTAAATATTTTAGAATCTGTTCCTGTAGAAAATCAATATTTAGAAGATACAGACCCAAATAAGTTTATTGCTAAAATGGGTGCTGAATGTTTAATTGATATTTTAGCTCGCATCGATTTAGATGTGCTTTCTTATGAGTTAAGACATAAAGCAAACACAGAAACTTCTAAGCAACGTAAAACAGAAGCTTTAAAGAGACTTCAGGTTGTTGAATCTTTGAGAGAGTCTCAAGAAAATAGAGAAAACAGACCTGAGTGGATGATTATGAAAGTAATCCCTGTTATTCCACCAGAATTACGTCCTCTAGTTCCTTTAGATGGTGGTCGTTTTGCGACTTCAGATTTAAATGATTTGTATAGAAGGGTGATAATCCGTAACAACCGTTTAAAAAGGTTAGTTGAGATAAAAGCTCCAGAAGTTATTCTTAGAAACGAGAAGCGTATGCTTCAAGAATCTGTTGATTCTTTATTCGATAACACAAGAAAAGCATCTGCTGTTAAAACAGAATCTAACAGACCTTTAAAATCACTTTCTGATTCTTTAAAAGGTAAACAAGGTCGTTTCCGTCAAAACTTACTTGGTAAGCGTGTGGATTATTCAGCACGTTCTGTAATTGTTGTAGGACCTGAATTAAGATTATTTGAATGTGGTCTTCCAAAAGATATGGCTGCAGAATTATACAAACCTTTTGTAATCCGTAAATTGATTGAAAGAGGTATTGTTAAAACGGTAAAGTCTGCTAAGAAAATTATAGATAAAAAAGAGCCTGTTGTTTGGGATATCTTAGAGAACGTATTGAAAGGTCATCCGGTTTTATTAAACAGGGCTCCTACATTACACCGTTTAGGTATACAAGCATTTCAACCTAAATTAATTGAAGGTAAAGCTATTCGTTTACATCCATTAGTATGTACTGCATTTAATGCGGATTTTGATGGGGATCAAATGGCTGTTCATTTACCATTAGGGCCAGAGGCAATTTTAGAATGTCAATTATTAATGTTGGCTTCTCATAATATATTAAATCCTGCGAATGGTTCTCCTATTACGGTACCATCTCAGGATATGGTCTTGGGTCTTTATTACATGACCAAAGAACGTAAATCTACACCTGAAGTGCCTATTAAAGGTGAAGGGTTAACTTTTTACTCTGCAGAAGAGGTTGTTATTGCTCATAATGAGGGCATGGTTGACTTGAATGCAGGTGTAAAAGTAAGAGCAAAAGACTTCAATGAAGCTGGTGAGTTGGTATACCAAATTATTCCAACAACAGTAGGTAGAGTTCTATTTAATAGAATGGTACCTGAAAAAGCTGGTTACATAAATGACGTATTGAATAAAAAATCTTTAAGAGATATTATTGGTGGTATTTTAGAGGCTACAGATGTGCCTACTACTGCTGATTTCTTAGATAAGATTAAAACAATGGGTTACGAGTTCGCTTTCAAAGGTGGTCTTTCATTTAGTTTAGGTGATATTATTATACCGCCAGAAAAACATGAAATGATTGCTGATGCTAATGGACAAGTTGAAGGTATTATGGCCAATTATAATATGGGTCTTATTACTAACAATGAACGTTACAACCAAGTAATTGATGTTTGGACATCTACCAATGCACAGTTAACAGAACTTGCTATGAAGCGTATTCGCGAAGATCAGCAAGGATTTAACTCAGTGTATATGATGCTTGATTCTGGTGCGAGGGGTTCTAAGGAGCAAATTCGTCAGTTAACAGGTATGCGTGGTTTGATGGCTAAACCTAAAAAATCGACTGCTGGTGGTGGTGAAATTATTGAAAACCCGATTCTTTCTAACTTTAAGGAGGGGCTTTCAATTCTTGAATACTTTATATCTACTCACGGTGCACGTAAAGGTCTTGCGGATACAGCATTAAAAACTGCCGATGCAGGTTACTTAACACGTCGTTTGGTTGATGTTTCTCAGGATGTTATTATTAATACTGAAGATTGTGGAACATTAAGAGGTATTGAAGTTGAAGCACTTAAGAAAAACGAAGAAATCGTTGAATCTTTAAAAGAAAGAATAATAGGTAGAGTTGCTCTACATGATGTTTACAATCCTTTAACTGAAGAGTTATTGTTAACAGCAGGTCAAGAGATTCATGAAGCTGATGCTAGACTAATAGAAGCTTCTCCAATAGAGAAAGTTGAAGTTCGTTCTGCATTAACTTGTGAAGCTAAAAAAGGTATTTGTGGTAAATGTTACGGTAGAAACCTTTCTACTAATAAAATGGTTCAAAGAGGTGAAGCAGTTGGTGTTGTTGCAGCACAATCAATTGGTGAACCAGGAACACAGTTGACATTGCGTACTTTCCACGTGGGTGGTATTGCAGGTAACATTTCTGAAGATAACAAATTGAATGCTAAATTTTCGGGTATAGCTGAAATAGAAGATTTAAGAACGGTTACAGGAGCTGATAACGAGGGTAACCCTTCTGAGATTATTATTTCAAGAACATCTGAAATTAAAATTGTAGATGCTAAAACAGGAATTGTATTAAGTACAAATAACATTCCTTACGGTTCTCAATTGTTTATTAAGAATGGTGCGAAAATTACAAAAGACGATGTAATCTGTCAATGGGATCCTTATAACGGTGTTATCGTTACTGAATTCCCAGGTAAGATTGTATATGAGAATATTGATCAGGGTGTTACTTACCAAGTTGAGATTGATGAGCAAACAGGTTTCCAAGAGAAAGTTATTTCTGAATCTAGAAACAAAAAATTAATACCTACATTACTTATTAAAAATAGTAATGACGAAGTATTACGTTCATACAATTTACCAGTAGGTTCTCACATTATGGTAGATGATGGAGAAAAAGTTAAAGAAGGTAAGATTTTAGTTAAAATTCCACGTAAATCTGCTAAATCTGGTGATATTACTGGTGGTCTTCCAAGAGTTACTGAGTTATTTGAAGCGCGTAACCCTTCTAATCCAGCTGTAGTTTCTGAAATTGATGGAGTAGTTTCTTTTGGTAAAATTAAAAGAGGTAACCGTGAAATCATTATTGAGTCTAAATTAGGAGAAGTTAAAAAGTATTTAGTTAAACTTTCTAATCAAATCTTAGTTCAAGAAAATGATTATGTTCGTGCAGGTATGCCATTGTCAGATGGTTCTGTAACGCCAGAAGATATTTTATCTATTAAAGGGCCTTCTGCTGTTCAACAATATTTAGTAAATGAAGTACAAGAAGTATATCGTTTACAAGGTGTGAAAATTAATGATAAGCATTTTGAAGTTGTTGTTCGTCAGATGATGCGTAAAGTACGTATACAAGATCCGGGAGATACTATATTCTTAGAAAATCAATTAGCTCATAAAGATGACTTTATAGTTGAAAATGATGGAATTTTCGGAAAGAAAATTGTTGTTGAAGTTGGGGAGTCAGATAACCTTAAAGCAGGTCAGGTAATAACTGCACGTGAGTTAAGAGATGAAAATTCAATTTTAAGAAGAAATGATAAAGCTTTAGTTGAAGCTAGAGATGCTATTGCAGCAACTGCGACACCAATACTTCAGGGTATTACTCGTGCTTCATTACAGACTAAATCATTTATATCTGCAGCATCTTTCCAAGAAACGACTAAAGTATTAAACGAAGCGGCAGTAGCTGGTAAAGTTGATAGCTTAGAAGGGTTGAAAGAAAATGTAATTGTAGGTCATAAAATACCTGCAGGTACAGGTATGAGAGACTATGATAGTATTATCGTAGGATCTAAGGAAGAGTATGATGAAATAATGGCTCGTAAAGAAGAGTTTAAGTTTTAA
- a CDS encoding peptide chain release factor 3, producing the protein MSFESEIKRRRTFGIISHPDAGKTTLTEKLLLFGGAIQEAGAVKNNKIKKGATSDFMEIERQRGISVATSVLAFIYRDKKINILDTPGHKDFAEDTFRTLTAVDSVIVVIDVAKGVEEQTEKLVEVCRMRNIPIIVFINKMDREGKDAFDLLDEVEQKLNLTVTPLSFPIGMGYDFKGIYNIYEKNINLFSGDSKKNIEDVIAFNDINSKKLDTIIGDKAANDLRENLELVNGVYPEFNQKEYLEGNLQPVFFGSALNNFGVRELLDCFIDIAPTPRPKMSEERLVDSKEKDFTGFVFKIHANMDPKHRDRLAFIKIVSGTFERNKPYLHVRNNKKLKFSSPNAFFAEKKEIIDISYPGDIVGLHDTGNFKIGDTLTEGELLHYKGIPSFSPEHFRYINNADPLKSKQLSKGVDQLMDEGVAQLFTLELNGRKIIGTVGALQYEVIQYRLEHEYGAKCTYENFPVYKACWLAPKDKNSDEFKEFKRVKQKFLAKDKRGQLVFLADSQFSLQMTQQKYPNVTLKFTSEFE; encoded by the coding sequence ATGAGTTTTGAAAGTGAAATTAAAAGAAGGAGAACTTTTGGTATTATATCTCACCCTGATGCAGGAAAAACAACCCTTACCGAAAAATTACTTTTATTTGGAGGAGCAATACAAGAAGCTGGGGCTGTTAAAAACAATAAAATAAAAAAAGGCGCTACAAGTGATTTCATGGAAATTGAAAGACAACGTGGAATTTCTGTTGCGACCTCAGTATTAGCTTTTATTTACAGAGATAAAAAAATAAACATCTTAGATACACCTGGACATAAAGATTTTGCTGAAGACACATTTAGAACTCTAACTGCAGTAGATAGTGTTATTGTTGTAATTGATGTTGCAAAAGGTGTAGAGGAACAAACTGAAAAATTAGTAGAAGTTTGTAGAATGAGAAATATTCCTATCATTGTTTTTATTAACAAGATGGACAGAGAAGGAAAAGATGCTTTTGACCTACTAGATGAAGTTGAACAAAAACTTAATTTAACAGTAACACCTTTAAGTTTCCCTATTGGAATGGGATACGATTTTAAAGGTATTTATAACATTTACGAAAAAAACATAAACCTATTTAGTGGTGATAGTAAAAAAAACATTGAAGACGTTATTGCCTTTAACGACATTAACAGTAAAAAATTAGATACCATAATAGGAGATAAAGCCGCTAATGATCTTAGAGAAAATTTAGAATTAGTTAATGGTGTATACCCTGAATTCAATCAAAAAGAATATTTAGAAGGGAATTTACAACCTGTATTTTTTGGATCTGCATTAAATAATTTTGGTGTTAGAGAACTTTTAGACTGCTTTATTGACATCGCTCCAACACCAAGACCTAAAATGTCTGAAGAAAGATTAGTAGATTCTAAAGAAAAAGATTTTACTGGTTTTGTTTTTAAAATACATGCTAATATGGATCCTAAACACAGGGATAGATTAGCATTTATAAAAATTGTATCTGGTACTTTTGAGAGAAACAAACCTTACTTGCACGTTAGAAATAACAAAAAACTAAAATTTTCTAGTCCAAATGCTTTTTTTGCAGAAAAAAAGGAAATTATAGATATATCATATCCAGGTGATATTGTAGGACTACATGACACCGGGAATTTTAAAATTGGAGATACATTAACTGAAGGCGAACTTTTACACTATAAAGGAATACCAAGCTTCTCCCCTGAACATTTTAGATACATTAATAATGCAGACCCTTTAAAATCTAAACAATTATCAAAAGGTGTTGACCAATTAATGGATGAAGGTGTTGCACAGTTATTTACTCTTGAATTGAATGGACGAAAAATTATCGGTACCGTAGGTGCTTTACAATACGAAGTAATTCAATACCGTTTAGAGCATGAATATGGTGCTAAATGTACATATGAAAATTTCCCTGTATACAAAGCCTGCTGGTTAGCTCCTAAAGACAAAAACAGTGATGAATTTAAAGAGTTTAAAAGAGTTAAACAAAAGTTTTTAGCAAAAGACAAAAGAGGGCAATTAGTTTTCTTAGCTGATTCTCAATTTTCACTACAAATGACACAACAAAAATACCCTAATGTAACACTAAAGTTCACATCTGAATTTGAATAA
- a CDS encoding DUF3467 domain-containing protein, which produces MSDQNQKQINIELDEKTAEGIYSNLAIINHSVSEFVVDFISMMPGAPKAKVKSRIVLTPQHAKKFLKALNDNVTRFEKAHGTIKDYEQTPIPINFGPTGEA; this is translated from the coding sequence ATGAGCGATCAGAATCAAAAACAAATTAACATAGAATTAGATGAAAAAACTGCTGAAGGGATATATTCCAATTTAGCAATTATAAATCATTCTGTATCAGAGTTTGTTGTTGACTTTATTAGTATGATGCCAGGAGCTCCAAAAGCGAAAGTGAAGAGTAGAATAGTTCTTACTCCTCAACACGCTAAGAAGTTTTTAAAAGCATTAAATGATAATGTTACACGTTTTGAAAAAGCTCATGGAACTATTAAAGATTATGAGCAAACTCCTATCCCAATTAATTTTGGCCCCACTGGAGAGGCATAA